From a region of the Triticum aestivum cultivar Chinese Spring chromosome 7D, IWGSC CS RefSeq v2.1, whole genome shotgun sequence genome:
- the LOC123168035 gene encoding probable E3 ubiquitin-protein ligase ATL44, which yields MRVLARVLHRAAALAPSGTGGPSSSPPASPQQPPEQSAPMAVDSDMAVILASMLCALVCVLGLALASRCACRRRRSSSSSSSNPPPKGLKKKAIDELPTVSFAATASPQPAATECAICLAEFAEGEGVRVLPRCCHTFHVVCVDAWLRTCATCPSCRASIVAAPAPAPTLVVVVAGNNRCGRCGEAAAPAGGGDSTFLP from the coding sequence ATGCGCGTTCTGGCGAGAGTCCTGCACCGCGCGGCCGCCCTCGCCCCCTCCGGCACGGGAGGGCCGTCGTCGTCGCCACCTGCCTCACCACAGCAACCGCCGGAGCAGTCGGCGCCGATGGCGGTGGACTCGGACATGGCGGTCATCCTGGCGTCAATGCTGTGTGCGCTCGTTTGCGTCCTCGGACTCGCTCTCGCCTCCCGGTGCGCATGCCGACGCCGACGCTCCAGCTCCAGTTCCTCCTCCAACCCGCCCCCGAAGGGCCTCAAGAAGAAGGCAATTGACGAGCTCCCCACCGTCTCCTTCGCCGCTACCGCTTCACCACAGCCGGCAGCAACAGAGTGTGCGATATGCCTGGCCGAGTTCGCGGAGGGGGAGGGCGTGCGCGTTCTCCCGCGGTGCTGCCACACCTTCCACGTTGTTTGCGTCGACGCTTGGCTCCGCACATGCGCCACCTGCCCCTCTTGCCGCGCCTCCATCGTTGCTGCTCCAGCCCCTGCACCTACGCTAGTGGTCGTAGTGGCAGGGAACAACAGGTGCGGGAGGTGCGGCGAGGCGGCCGCGCCTGCTGGTGGTGGAGATAGCACGTTCTTGCCTTAA
- the LOC123168228 gene encoding probable E3 ubiquitin-protein ligase ATL44 has product MRAPPSLLHRTALAAPGTGQTSLSSSPQQQEQTAPVMPVNSDMVVILASLLCAFVCVLGLALVSRCACRRRRSASSSDHSPPPPKGLKKKAIDALPTVFFAATASPKPAGCSSSECAICLAEFTEGEGLRVLPRCGHRFHVACVDAWLRTCATCPSCRAPIIVSVPVQPPATPTVVVVVAAHNRCGRCGEVAAPAGGEDSTTVLP; this is encoded by the coding sequence ATGCGCGCTCCGCCGAGTCTCCTTCACCGGACGGCCCTTGCGGCACCTGGCACCGGCCAGACATCGTTATCGTCATCGcctcagcagcaggagcagacgGCGCCTGTGATGCCGGTGAACTCGGACATGGTGGTTATCCTGGCGTCGCTCCTATGCGCGTTCGTGTGCGTCCTTGGCCTGGCCCTCGTCTCCCGGTGCGCATGTCGGCGACGCCGCTCCGCCTCATCCTCCGACCACTCTCCGCCGCCGCCCAAGGGCCTCAAGAAGAAGGCCATCGATGCGCTTCCTACCGTTTTCTTTGCCGCCACCGCTTCTCCGAAACCAGCGGGGTGCTCGTCCTCTGAGTGCGCGATTTGCCTGGCGGAGTTTACGGAAGGGGAGGGCCTGCGGGTGCTCCCGCGGTGCGGCCACCGCTTCCATGTTGCATGCGTCGACGCCTGGCTTCGGACCTGCGCCACGTGCCCCTCCTGCCGTGCCCCCATCATCGTTTCCGTGCCCGTACAGCCGCCGGCGACACCCACGGTGGTGGTTGTAGTGGCGGCACACAATAGATGCGGGAGGTGCGGTGAGGTGGCGGCGCCGGCTGGCGGTGAAGATAGCACCACGGTCTTgccttaa